In Manduca sexta isolate Smith_Timp_Sample1 unplaced genomic scaffold, JHU_Msex_v1.0 HiC_scaffold_2773, whole genome shotgun sequence, the following proteins share a genomic window:
- the LOC119192419 gene encoding uncharacterized protein C7orf50 homolog yields the protein MGNKNKKRNKSEHDKKDKSNNSNVDPQNVKDTEVETRDKEADNEEYENTEKLHDIEDNSEEDEPPKKKKKKKKGKKSIRQMKRRKHLQRQTEAAAVAKDQLKSQCINYLSQWKHNRDNWKFMKAKQVWLFKNKFSSNLVPDSSWPTLLEYFESAKGNIRNMLLEDAKKVINQMDEWTEKQKDNKDTEDNEDDVNDNETPSNKPDDTSYKRARDLIQCLEE from the exons ATGgggaacaaaaacaaaaagagGAATAAGAGTGAACATGACAAAAAGGATAAATCTAATAATTCCAATGTGGATCCACAAAATGTGAAAGATACAGAAGTAGAAACGAGAGATAAGGAGGCTGATAACGAAGAATATGAAAATACAGAGAAACTACATGACATTGAAGACAATTCTGAAGAGGATGAGCcgccaaaaaagaaaaaaaagaagaaaa AAGGCAAAAAGTCTATTAGACAAATGAAAAGGAGAAAGCACCTGCAGAGGCAGACTGAAGCAGCAGCAGTAGCAAAAGACCAACTGAAATCACAGTGTATTAACTACCTCTCGCAGTGGAAACACAATAGAGATAACTGGAAATTTATGAAAGCAAAACAAGTGTGGCTTTTCAAAAACAAGTTCTCCTCAAACTTAGTGCCAGACTCATCATGGCCAACACTTCTTGAATATTTTGAATCTGCTAAAGGTAATATTCGTAATATGCTTTTGGAAGATGCAAAAAAAGTTATTAACCAAATGGATGAATGGACAGAAAAGCAAAAAGATAACAAAGATACTGAGGACAATGAGGATGATGTAAATGATAATGAAACTCCTAGCAACAAACCAGATGATACCTCATACAAAAGAGCAAGGGACCTAATACAATGTTTAGAggaataa